From Candidatus Doudnabacteria bacterium, a single genomic window includes:
- a CDS encoding acylphosphatase has product MKHFAIRIYGQVQGINFRWNARKQAEKLKITGYVKNLPDGSVLLEAEGEPAGLAELVKWCKKGPWLAKVGVCGGC; this is encoded by the coding sequence ATGAAGCATTTTGCTATAAGGATTTACGGCCAAGTGCAGGGGATAAATTTTCGTTGGAACGCCCGGAAGCAGGCGGAAAAATTAAAGATCACCGGCTATGTCAAAAACCTGCCGGACGGCTCAGTTTTGCTGGAAGCGGAAGGAGAGCCGGCAGGCCTCGCAGAACTGGTTAAATGGTGCAAAAAAGGCCCTTGGCTGGCAAAAGTGGGGGTCTGTGGAGGTTGTTGA
- a CDS encoding YbhB/YbcL family Raf kinase inhibitor-like protein, producing the protein MKITSTSFTEGGNIPEKYTCKNPNPVNPELKFSGVPLETKSLALVLHDPDAPVAGGFTHWVVYDMPPQTRMIAENSAPAGMQAKNGAGTNKYIGPCPPSGTHRYFFKLYALDTVLAANSIQNEDNLITAMQGHILSEAELMAKFSH; encoded by the coding sequence ATGAAAATCACCAGCACTTCGTTTACCGAGGGGGGCAATATTCCCGAAAAATATACCTGTAAAAATCCCAATCCTGTCAATCCGGAATTGAAATTTTCCGGGGTGCCGCTTGAGACGAAAAGTCTGGCTTTGGTCCTGCATGATCCTGATGCGCCGGTAGCCGGCGGATTTACGCACTGGGTAGTTTATGACATGCCGCCCCAGACCCGGATGATCGCGGAAAATTCCGCGCCGGCGGGCATGCAGGCAAAAAACGGAGCCGGAACAAACAAATATATCGGCCCGTGTCCGCCTTCGGGAACCCACCGCTACTTTTTCAAGCTCTACGCGCTGGACACAGTGTTGGCCGCCAATTCGATCCAAAACGAAGACAATCTTATCACAGCCATGCAGGGCCATATTTTATCGGAAGCGGAACTCATGGCAAAGTTCAGCCACTAA
- the cyaB gene encoding class IV adenylate cyclase produces MENREIEVKFLEIDKAVLIERLLDLGSQDLGEELITEQIFYDKEKKWISEHKFIRIRTTGKGIFLTYKHKEDRTATGTLEIEFQINEPGKASAFLTALDLVMFRTQEKKRHKFKLGDITVDIDTWPKIPTYVELEGPTEEAIMDASKKLGFDWSKGVFGTAAYIIEEVYNIPVRQLRYFTFDRTE; encoded by the coding sequence ATGGAGAATCGGGAAATTGAGGTTAAATTTTTAGAGATCGACAAAGCTGTTTTGATTGAAAGACTTTTGGATTTGGGATCTCAAGACCTGGGCGAGGAGCTAATTACCGAGCAGATCTTTTATGACAAGGAAAAAAAATGGATCAGTGAACATAAGTTTATCCGCATCCGCACAACCGGCAAGGGAATTTTTCTTACATATAAGCACAAGGAAGACAGGACTGCCACAGGCACTCTTGAGATAGAATTTCAAATAAATGAGCCGGGGAAAGCCTCTGCTTTTTTGACAGCGTTGGATCTGGTCATGTTCAGAACCCAGGAAAAAAAAAGGCACAAATTCAAGCTTGGAGATATAACCGTCGATATCGACACATGGCCTAAAATCCCGACGTATGTGGAGCTTGAGGGCCCTACAGAGGAGGCAATCATGGATGCATCAAAAAAATTAGGCTTTGATTGGAGCAAAGGAGTTTTCGGCACCGCCGCGTACATAATCGAAGAGGTTTACAATATACCGGTTCGTCAGCTGCGTTATTTTACTTTTGACCGCACGGAATAA